In the genome of Cydia strobilella chromosome Z, ilCydStro3.1, whole genome shotgun sequence, one region contains:
- the LOC134753995 gene encoding probable serine/threonine-protein kinase mps1, with translation MSDDSSSEMMELEENALVADPHLEQNLRRLQEEEKLLLQQQAALEAGNMDDFAALEHQDALRLNQLQQQELQKKQQVQAQRLALRQAQMNNAQPPAHDAPQRREPTMRRRTTCTVRVNNLHAAEAIETDV, from the exons ATGAGCGACGATTCGTCGTCAGAGATGATGGAGCTGGAGGAAAACGCTCTAGTAGCGGACCCGCACTTGGAGCAGAACCTGCGGCGCCTGCAGGAGGAGGAGAAGCTGCTGCTACAGCAGCAGGCGGCGCTCGAGGCCGGCAACATGGATGACTTTGCGGCCCTCGAGCACCAGGACGCTCTGCGTCTTAACCag TTGCAACAGCAAGAGCTTCAGAAGAAGCAACAGGTGCAAGCGCAGCGATTAGCGCTGCGCCAGGCGCAAATGAACAACGCGCAGCCACCGGCGCACGACGCGCCCCAGCGTCGGGAGCCGACTATGCGCCGCCGCACCACCTGCACCGTCCGCGTCAACAACCTGCATGCTGCCGAAGCTATAGAAACGGACGTCTGA